In a genomic window of Magnolia sinica isolate HGM2019 chromosome 16, MsV1, whole genome shotgun sequence:
- the LOC131228513 gene encoding uncharacterized protein LOC131228513 isoform X2, with translation MLHHLLHSRLLEMKILPFLLPLPQRPPMQDRYTSKLHVIDLGAQPGQPGFTKKQADLFFPPDFADDFPVAMQQAAPITRAEEDGILKGDGIDYEVPGKGLNQSSILEDMESLF, from the exons ATGCTGCATCATTTGCTTCACTCAAG GTTGCTGGAAATGAAAATTCTTCCATTCTTATTGCCTTTGCCTCAAAGACCACCAATGCAGGACAGATAtacatcaaagttacatgtgatTGACCTTGGTGCTCAGCCAG GTCAACCTGGTTTCACAAAGAAACAAGCAGATCTTTTCTTCCCTCCAGATTTTGCTGATGACTTCCCAGTGGCAATGCAG CAAGCCGCACCTATTACTAGAGCAGAAGAGGATGGCATACTTAAAGGGGATGGTATTGATTATGAGGTTCCTGGCAAAGGCCTTAACCAAAGTTCTATTTTAGAAGACATGGAAAGCCTGTTTTAA